In Treponema primitia ZAS-2, a genomic segment contains:
- the ptsP gene encoding phosphoenolpyruvate--protein phosphotransferase, producing the protein MKKLSGVSVSPGIVIGKSFLYQGNDFSEIPRYAIGKTQVEAEWRRLQAAIEAAVADVRALHDKASREMSKEKAAIFETHLLMLEDPEFQDQIKGKLETDRENIEWVVWDVSREISSKLMDSGDAYLRERAVDIADVSRRLMHKLLGIKEFSLADLAEDVILVAHDLLPSEVLTMNKDRVKGIVTDLGGRTSHTAILARAFGTPAVLGLSTVTKEINAGDTLIVDGSAGQVIINPGKPALTRYQDAIKQYHKSRDKFLSTVDLPAETKDGHRVSLKANIEIPEEAAQVIRYGAEGIGLYRSEFLFLTPGQAAEEERQYQAYSEVLKAMGELPVTIRTLDVGGDKVSPNFKSSDDKNPLLGWRAIRMCLALPDFFKIQLRAILRASVYGNVKIMFPMISGVEELEQALALLKEAKAELRQKKQKFSKKIEVGTMIEIPSAAMTADVLAWKSDFFSIGTNDLLQYTLAVDRGNEKVSYLAQPFHPAVLRLLKMTIDAAHDRGIKAAMCGELAGATFAVPILLGLGLDEFSMTASAIPLVKQIVRGTTMESCRALAEKALASSSYKQTETLVNSWLAEHFPNK; encoded by the coding sequence GTGGCGGATGTGCGTGCCCTGCATGACAAGGCTTCCCGGGAAATGAGCAAGGAGAAGGCTGCCATTTTTGAGACCCACCTGCTCATGCTGGAGGACCCGGAGTTCCAGGATCAGATTAAGGGAAAGCTGGAGACAGACCGGGAAAACATCGAGTGGGTGGTCTGGGATGTTTCCCGGGAAATCAGTTCCAAGCTCATGGACTCCGGGGACGCCTATCTCCGGGAACGGGCGGTGGACATTGCAGACGTATCCCGCCGGCTGATGCACAAACTCCTGGGGATAAAGGAATTTTCCCTGGCGGATCTGGCCGAGGATGTGATCCTGGTGGCCCACGACCTCCTGCCCTCGGAAGTGCTGACCATGAACAAGGACCGGGTAAAGGGGATCGTGACGGATCTTGGGGGGCGCACTTCCCATACCGCCATTTTGGCCCGGGCCTTTGGGACCCCTGCCGTGCTGGGGCTTTCCACGGTTACCAAGGAAATCAACGCCGGAGATACCCTGATTGTGGACGGCAGCGCCGGGCAGGTTATTATCAACCCCGGAAAGCCCGCCCTTACCAGATACCAGGATGCAATAAAACAGTACCACAAGTCCCGGGACAAATTCCTTTCCACCGTAGACCTGCCCGCGGAAACCAAAGACGGGCACCGGGTCAGCCTCAAGGCCAATATCGAGATCCCCGAAGAAGCCGCCCAGGTGATACGCTACGGCGCCGAGGGCATAGGGCTTTACCGATCGGAATTCCTCTTCCTTACCCCCGGTCAGGCGGCGGAGGAAGAGCGGCAGTACCAGGCCTACAGCGAGGTACTGAAAGCCATGGGGGAACTGCCCGTGACCATCCGTACCCTGGACGTGGGGGGGGACAAGGTATCCCCCAACTTCAAATCATCGGATGATAAGAATCCTCTGCTGGGCTGGCGGGCCATTCGTATGTGCCTGGCCCTGCCGGACTTTTTCAAAATCCAGCTCCGGGCCATTTTACGGGCCAGCGTTTACGGGAATGTGAAGATCATGTTCCCCATGATCTCCGGTGTTGAAGAGCTGGAGCAGGCCCTGGCTCTGCTGAAAGAGGCAAAGGCGGAACTCCGGCAAAAGAAACAAAAGTTTTCCAAAAAGATCGAAGTGGGGACCATGATTGAAATACCCTCCGCAGCCATGACCGCCGATGTCCTGGCCTGGAAGTCGGATTTTTTCTCCATAGGAACCAACGATCTCCTGCAATACACCCTGGCGGTTGACCGGGGCAATGAAAAGGTGAGCTACCTTGCCCAGCCCTTTCACCCGGCGGTGCTCCGGCTCCTGAAGATGACCATCGACGCCGCCCACGACAGAGGCATCAAGGCCGCCATGTGCGGGGAGCTTGCCGGGGCGACCTTTGCAGTTCCCATACTGCTGGGGCTGGGGCTGGATGAATTCAGCATGACCGCCTCCGCCATCCCCCTGGTCAAACAGATCGTCCGTGGAACAACCATGGAAAGCTGCCGGGCCCTGGCTGAAAAGGCTCTGGCCAGCAGTTCCTATAAACAAACAGAAACCCTGGTCAATTCCTGGCTGGCGGAACATTTTCCCAATAAGTGA